Proteins encoded within one genomic window of Companilactobacillus sp.:
- a CDS encoding rhodanese-like domain-containing protein, which translates to MSIFTRINNITTTELEQKLKQDPSIKIIDVRVPERYQKEHIPNVPNIPWKQIKQGHYQPTAEKTYIICHSGVDSRKSTKKLTAKGYDVVNVLGGMLDWHGPVTSEK; encoded by the coding sequence ATGTCAATTTTTACACGAATCAATAACATTACCACGACCGAACTCGAGCAAAAGTTAAAACAGGATCCGTCAATCAAAATTATCGACGTTCGCGTTCCTGAACGATATCAAAAAGAACATATTCCAAATGTTCCGAATATTCCTTGGAAACAGATCAAACAGGGTCATTACCAGCCAACTGCTGAAAAAACTTATATCATCTGTCATTCAGGCGTTGATTCACGAAAATCAACTAAGAAGTTGACTGCAAAAGGTTATGATGTGGTCAACGTTTTGGGTGGGATGTTGGACTGGCACGGTCCGGTAACTTCTGAAAAATAG
- a CDS encoding nucleoside hydrolase, which yields MKVIYDCDNTTGIPQRDVDDGLTLLYLVKEPQVELLGNTLTFGNGTVQEVEHCTEKMAELFQLNIPTFIGLEKNVSFRLGKPSPAAKFMIEAIKKYPQQITILATGSQNNLAEVEFFEPGLLQKTAQIVIMGGIFQPLMINGVAVDELNLSISNEAAQTVLNSQANITLVSGQYILDGILSRKNIDTGLVTKDNPGAKWLKSVLDDWFDENIKMWNLDGTINWDGVTAFAFLQPEQFIFKDVYIEPTPKDLKHGMIKLANLPNGHKINLVYQIKDMSVLNELLLQRLNSYFE from the coding sequence ATGAAAGTGATCTATGATTGCGATAATACGACCGGAATACCACAAAGAGACGTCGACGATGGATTGACGTTGTTGTATTTGGTTAAAGAACCTCAAGTAGAACTACTTGGAAATACACTGACTTTCGGCAATGGAACTGTCCAGGAAGTTGAACATTGCACTGAAAAAATGGCTGAGTTGTTTCAATTAAATATACCAACGTTTATTGGGCTAGAAAAAAACGTTTCATTTAGATTAGGCAAACCATCGCCCGCTGCCAAATTCATGATCGAAGCTATCAAGAAATATCCTCAACAAATTACGATCTTGGCAACAGGTAGCCAGAACAATTTGGCGGAAGTCGAATTTTTTGAGCCTGGGCTTTTGCAAAAGACAGCTCAAATTGTCATAATGGGTGGAATATTTCAACCGTTAATGATCAATGGGGTTGCTGTCGATGAGTTAAACCTTTCAATTTCCAATGAAGCTGCACAAACAGTTTTAAATAGTCAGGCCAATATTACTTTAGTAAGTGGACAGTACATTTTAGACGGTATCTTGTCTCGAAAAAATATCGATACCGGCTTGGTTACCAAGGATAATCCTGGTGCAAAATGGTTGAAGTCAGTACTTGATGATTGGTTTGACGAAAATATCAAGATGTGGAATTTAGATGGCACTATCAACTGGGATGGGGTAACAGCATTTGCATTCTTACAGCCAGAACAATTTATTTTTAAGGATGTCTACATTGAGCCTACGCCAAAGGACTTAAAGCACGGAATGATCAAGTTGGCAAATCTTCCAAATGGTCATAAAATAAACTTAGTTTATCAGATCAAAGATATGTCAGTATTAAATGAGTTATTGCTACAACGATTGAATAGTTATTTTGAATAG
- a CDS encoding TIGR04282 family arsenosugar biosynthesis glycosyltransferase, with amino-acid sequence MKPNAYIIFTKIPEAGFVKTRLMPDYSDQEAATLQQRMLAQLINISEQIDDDCQVFLTYYAQDHATEKQFLAQLPEQIQVFSQTGETIGSKMSIAIQKVQKLGFQKVVLTGSDIPQLNGEIIKHAFEQLESSQLVIGPSLDGGYYLFGTNKLDPEPYLTADISWSTSSVYDSTLDLIKGSGVKFAVAKTLVDVDYSKDFDQVKEYLEAE; translated from the coding sequence ATGAAACCTAATGCTTATATAATTTTTACCAAAATACCTGAAGCAGGATTTGTTAAAACTCGATTGATGCCTGATTATTCGGATCAAGAGGCAGCAACTTTGCAGCAAAGAATGCTTGCTCAGTTGATCAATATTAGCGAGCAAATAGATGATGACTGTCAGGTGTTTTTAACTTACTATGCTCAAGATCATGCGACTGAAAAACAATTTTTAGCCCAGTTGCCTGAACAGATCCAGGTTTTTTCACAAACAGGTGAAACTATTGGGTCAAAAATGAGTATTGCTATCCAAAAAGTTCAGAAATTAGGATTTCAAAAAGTAGTTTTGACAGGCAGCGACATCCCCCAACTCAATGGTGAAATAATCAAGCATGCTTTTGAACAACTTGAGAGTAGTCAGCTAGTGATCGGACCATCATTAGATGGGGGTTACTATTTGTTTGGAACTAATAAGCTCGACCCTGAGCCTTATTTAACGGCCGATATTAGTTGGAGTACTAGCTCGGTCTATGACAGCACCTTAGATTTGATCAAAGGATCTGGCGTGAAGTTCGCGGTAGCTAAAACGTTGGTCGACGTTGATTATTCCAAAGACTTTGATCAAGTTAAAGAATACTTGGAGGCTGAATAA
- a CDS encoding phosphotransferase family protein — MTNDIKQQIINYLANETLREKCNMAEVKDVSFLAQGEYNRNFVVSDTRDQKFVFRLNYGSQINVVKQARYEFNALKILEPSGRTPKPLYLDDSKAYFDHDILIEQFLPGEPLVYHQDLSEAAKIFAAIHNLKLTTEEIQLLKQENNICSDRLNEAKRLLEPVHGSQQVTDDAKQILTGLYKWCVEHVDDGYFAKQSQCLVNTEVNSNNFLITDDFGYLIDWEKPVYSNSVQDLTQFMSPTTTLWRTEETLSDQQIDGFLTEYADLTGSSKKQLVDNISLYMPFLLLRALSWCGMLIATYDQKPIQNEEILHRCQKFLTFKFSKPVLEQYGVQI; from the coding sequence ATGACTAACGATATCAAACAACAGATCATAAATTATTTAGCCAATGAAACATTGCGAGAAAAGTGCAATATGGCTGAGGTAAAAGATGTTTCGTTTCTAGCTCAAGGCGAATATAATCGGAATTTCGTGGTGTCGGATACACGTGATCAAAAATTTGTTTTTCGACTCAATTATGGATCACAAATAAATGTCGTTAAGCAAGCTCGCTATGAGTTCAATGCGCTTAAAATTTTAGAGCCCAGTGGTCGAACACCTAAGCCTTTGTATTTAGACGATTCGAAAGCATATTTTGACCACGATATCTTGATAGAACAATTCCTCCCAGGAGAACCGTTAGTGTATCATCAAGATCTTTCTGAGGCTGCTAAGATTTTTGCGGCGATTCATAATTTAAAATTAACCACTGAAGAAATTCAGTTGCTAAAACAAGAAAATAATATTTGTAGCGACCGTCTTAACGAAGCTAAACGGCTTTTGGAACCTGTACATGGGTCTCAGCAAGTAACTGATGATGCTAAACAAATATTGACTGGGCTATATAAATGGTGCGTCGAGCATGTAGATGATGGATATTTTGCTAAGCAATCCCAGTGCTTAGTTAACACTGAAGTTAATTCAAATAATTTTTTGATCACAGACGATTTTGGATATTTGATCGACTGGGAAAAGCCTGTATATAGCAACTCAGTCCAAGATTTAACACAATTCATGTCACCGACGACAACGCTTTGGCGAACTGAAGAAACATTGTCTGATCAACAAATTGATGGCTTTTTAACCGAATATGCTGACCTGACCGGAAGTTCAAAGAAGCAGCTAGTCGATAATATTTCGCTCTACATGCCATTTTTACTGTTGAGAGCATTGTCATGGTGCGGGATGCTGATTGCAACTTATGATCAAAAGCCAATTCAGAATGAAGAAATATTGCATCGTTGCCAGAAATTTTTGACATTCAAATTTTCAAAACCAGTCTTAGAACAATATGGAGTTCAAATATGA
- a CDS encoding TIGR04283 family arsenosugar biosynthesis glycosyltransferase, whose product MWLSIIIPTYYDDLALKNLLGQLAQFDLDDVEIIIVDGQVRDHPEWIPKRVNYFSIKHANRGIQLHLGGALASGQYLWFLHADSKFEVDPIVWLKKHAPELGYCQLQFDDPGKFFKIMSFGSNLRASVGKLVFGDQSFFISAQIYQQVGGFSEQPLMEDYEMSRRLKQLGFQFTQLPITIITSSRKYQQEGHLRLFLKMQVYKLAYALGISPKTLIKYYYGRKND is encoded by the coding sequence ATGTGGCTTTCGATAATTATACCGACTTATTATGATGACCTAGCCTTAAAAAACTTACTTGGTCAGTTGGCACAATTCGATTTGGATGATGTTGAAATAATTATTGTCGATGGTCAAGTGCGTGATCATCCTGAGTGGATTCCTAAACGGGTCAATTATTTTTCGATCAAGCACGCTAATCGCGGGATTCAATTGCATTTAGGCGGAGCTCTAGCTTCAGGGCAATATCTTTGGTTTTTGCATGCAGATTCAAAATTTGAGGTCGATCCGATCGTCTGGCTGAAAAAACATGCACCTGAATTAGGTTATTGTCAGTTGCAATTTGATGATCCAGGCAAATTTTTTAAGATCATGTCGTTCGGTTCGAATTTACGAGCTAGTGTTGGAAAATTAGTTTTTGGCGATCAAAGCTTCTTCATTAGTGCTCAAATATATCAACAAGTTGGTGGATTTTCCGAACAGCCACTGATGGAAGATTATGAAATGAGTCGCAGACTTAAACAACTTGGCTTTCAGTTCACCCAATTGCCAATAACAATCATCACTAGTTCTAGAAAGTACCAGCAGGAAGGCCATTTGCGACTTTTTCTGAAGATGCAAGTTTACAAACTGGCGTATGCCCTGGGAATTTCGCCAAAGACACTGATCAAATATTATTATGGGAGAAAAAATGACTAA
- a CDS encoding ABC transporter ATP-binding protein, producing MTYYLKHLYQTKDQQQILTDINLEIPENNILAILGPSGGGKTTLLNILACIDRPTKGQFIADGQTNPKGILVFQDFRLFPHLTVLKNITFGLRVQKLPKDQINHEAEEIMAVMGIVELKDKFPDQLSGGQQQRVALARALILKPKLLLMDEPFSSLDENLRLEMLNFVKQLQKQFHLTIVFVTHYKTEAYLLSNQIAVLIDGKIEQISTPKQIETHPKNLAVAKFLGQANFVTGKISGRSFDSDIYSGPISIATVENNQLYLPYSNLLQVEPTDHPAFSGMVEEVSWIGNGSRVKLLVNDHELEFNFYTDDLTVGQNYSFYFKQLPVVF from the coding sequence ATGACCTACTATTTGAAGCATTTATATCAAACCAAAGATCAGCAACAGATCTTGACCGATATTAATTTAGAGATTCCTGAAAATAATATTTTGGCCATTTTAGGTCCTTCCGGTGGTGGTAAAACGACTTTATTGAATATTTTGGCTTGTATTGATCGACCGACAAAAGGCCAGTTTATTGCAGATGGACAAACAAATCCCAAGGGTATATTAGTCTTTCAGGACTTTCGGCTATTTCCGCATCTGACAGTGCTGAAAAACATCACCTTTGGATTAAGAGTACAAAAACTACCAAAGGATCAAATCAACCACGAGGCTGAAGAAATCATGGCTGTCATGGGAATCGTTGAATTAAAAGATAAATTTCCAGATCAATTGTCAGGTGGGCAACAGCAACGTGTAGCTTTAGCTCGAGCACTGATCTTAAAACCAAAATTACTATTGATGGATGAACCATTTTCTAGTTTGGACGAAAATCTGCGCTTAGAAATGTTGAATTTCGTGAAACAGCTGCAGAAACAATTTCATTTGACCATCGTTTTTGTCACTCACTATAAGACTGAAGCTTACTTGTTATCCAACCAGATTGCAGTTTTGATCGATGGGAAAATCGAGCAAATTTCGACTCCGAAACAAATAGAGACACATCCCAAGAATTTAGCGGTTGCAAAATTTTTAGGGCAAGCTAATTTTGTTACAGGAAAAATCTCAGGTCGATCATTTGATTCTGATATATACTCTGGACCAATTTCCATCGCAACAGTTGAAAATAATCAACTGTATTTGCCATATTCCAATCTATTGCAAGTTGAGCCAACTGATCATCCTGCCTTTTCAGGAATGGTGGAAGAAGTTTCTTGGATCGGCAACGGCAGTCGAGTGAAACTTTTAGTTAATGATCACGAGTTGGAATTCAATTTTTATACGGATGATCTGACAGTAGGTCAAAATTATTCGTTTTACTTCAAACAGTTACCGGTGGTGTTTTAA